In Candidatus Hydrogenedentota bacterium, the DNA window ATTCTTCCCCCCGGGGTCAGTTGTAATTGCTCCGTCGCCTTCCTATACTTTGGTTATAACAACCACAGCCCAGATTGGAGCAGCCGACCCATGCAAATTCTCTCTTGCGCCGTGTGCGCCCTGGCCCTGATCAGCACCCTGCATGCGGCGGAGGCCGCGCCCATCGCGCTGGACCCTGCTACGGAAGCGCGCTGTCTGGAGGTGCTTCGTGAAGGACTGGCCTCGTCGGAGTTCTGGCCCTCGATGCATGCGGCGGAGGGGCTCACGCTGGGCGGCCATGGCGCAGACGTGACGGCGGCCCTCACGCCCCTGCTGGCCACCGAGACGGACGGCCAGAAGCGCTGCGGATTGGCCCGAGAACTGGTGCGGGCGGGTGACCGGAGCAAAACGTCGATCCTGCTGGGTCTGTTGGCGGAAGCCGATCCCTATGCCCATGTCCATGCGGCCGAGAGCCTGTTCAAGGTGAATCAGATTGGCGACGGCACGCTGCTGCGCGCGGCGCTGGCCTATCGGGCGAATGCGTCCAAGTCGATGATGGCGGCGGCGGCCCTGTCGCGCTGGGGCAATGCGGAGGCGTTGGCTTATCTTCGAGAAGTGGTGCAATCTGAGGACCCCGATGTGGCGAAGATTGCGGCGTGGGTGTTGGGCTTCGTGGGCGATCAGTCCGACGTGGCCGTGTTGAAGGCGGGTGTGGCGCGCTTCGATGATCCGGATGCGAAGTCTTTTTTTGTCCATGCGCTCGCGGGCCTGCAGGATCCCGAGGGGCTGGCGGCGCTGAAAGCGAACCTGGCGAGTGAAGAGGTGGGCGTTCGCACGATGGCGGCGAATTTCGCGGGTGAGAGCGGCCTGGTGGACGCGCGGGAGGCCCTGATCGGGCTGCTGTCGGATGAGACCCTCGATGTGCGCGTGCGCGCGGCCCAGTCTCTGCTCATGCTGGCGAAGCCCGCTACGAAGCCGGTGGGTGTGATTACGAACGATCCTTATCCCGCGACGGCGGCCAACCCGCGTTACAGCGAAGGCGATGTCACGGTGTTGAACGACGGGCGCTATCTGTATGCGACAACGGAGTTCATCGGCGACACGAGCGATTTTGCAAAGGCCCATCTGGTGGGGAAAATATCATCGGACGGCGGCCAGACCTGGGGCGAGCCGAAGGTGCTCCAGGAAAACGTGGGCGGATTCAACGTCATGTCCCTCACCTTTCAGGCGCTGAACGACAGCGAACTGGGGATGTTCTACCTCATTGCGAATTCCATGACGGATCTGAATGTGTTCCTGCGGCGCTCTACGGATGGCGGCCTGACCTTTGGCGAGCCCATGCAGGTAACCAATATTCCCGGTTACCACGTGATGAACAATGATCGGGTAATCCGCCTGAAGAGCGGCCGCCTGCTCGCGCCCGTGGCCAGCACGGCCGACGCGGAGAAGGTGGATCACTACGTGTGCCGCACCTTTATCTCGGACGACGCCGGGGCTACCTGGCGTGCGGGTACGGGCACGGTGGACTACGCCAAGCGCGGCGCAATGGAGCCCGAAGTGCTGGAGATGAACGACGGGCGCGTGCTCATGATCGTCCGCACCCAACTGGGTCACATCGCGGCGGCCTGGTCGGAGGACGGTGGCGACACATGGAGTGCGGCGTCGGACTGGGGCGTGCGCGCCCCGGAGGCACCGTCGACGGTGCGGCGGATTCCGTCCACGGGCGATCTGATGCTGGTATGGAACGATGCCTACGTGGAGGGTGAGGGCCACGGTGGCAAGCGCAGTCCGCTTACGGTGGCGATCTCGAAGGACGAAGGAAAGACCTGGGAGCACAAGAAAAACATCGAAACGGGTGCGGGTGCACCCGGCGCGCCCTTCATGAATGGCTTCTCTTACATCAGCGCAACCTTCGACAGTGGCCGGGTGCTGCTGACCTACTACGTGGCCGAAGAAGGGTCGGATAAGATCTCGTCGCGCTTCCGGTCCATCCCGATCGCGTGGCTGTATGAGTGACCAATGGGACGTACCGCCGCAGAGGTGCCCCGCTCGCCGTCGGTTGTCTTTACTATGTAAAGTTCGCCAGATTAACGGTGGGGGTCTTGAGCGCGGCGGCATGTCCCCGTGGAGAATGTGTCGCGTCCGGGAGCTTGCGCTCGCCCCAACGTGGGATTCGCGAAGTGTCCGAGTCGTCACGTTCATCCAAAGCAAGACCATGGGTGCCACCCGTACGCGGAGGAGCGCAGCGGGGGAGCTTACGGGTGATAGGACACTGCTTTTGTTCGAGGTCCAAGGTATTTTGCACCGCGCTCCAGTCAATCCAGTGTGCGGCATCGTCCACCGCGAACACACACCCGTAAACTTGGTCGCCACGGCTCCCGCGTGTACGGGTGGCACCCGTGGTCTACTTTTGCACCAGCAAGGGACAATTCCAACGCTGGTAGTAGGTTTAGCGAAATGCTGACCGCTGACACCATAGCCGCCATCGCGGAAGAAGTCATCGCTCAGGCGCGCCACGTGATCGCGCAGTTCGGGCCCCGCGCGCCGGGGAGTGCGGGGGAGCGAAAGGCCCAGGCGTACGTGGCGGAATGCCTGGCCGCCGCGGAGGCCGATGAGGTGTGCTGCGAAGATTTTGGCGTGGCGTCGCACGCTTTCATGCGCTTTCAGACGGTCACAGGCTGGCTGTTGATAATCGCTTTTCTCTCGTACTGGTTATCGCCGTTGCCCGCATTGGTATTAAGCCTTACGGGCTTTGTGGTGACGTGGTTTCAGTTTGTACGCTACCGGCTGTTGCTCGATCCCCTCTACCCCACCACCGCTTCAATGAATGTATTTGCGCGGTGGAAATCGTCGAAGGAGACGAAGCGGCGTATAATCCTCAATGGCCATATGGACGCGGCTTACGAGTGGCGCTATCACTATCGCTGGCCCAAGGCCTTTCCCTGGCTCGTGCGCTATGGACTACTCGGGCTGCCGCTGATGGTGCTGATGGATCTTGCCGCCGTCGTACTGGTCTTCGTGGCCCCCCACGCCGCCGCCCTGACGTATCTCGGACTTGCGCAGGTGCTGCTGTTGCCGGGCTTTGTGTTGTCGCTCTTTTTCACGGATTTTAATACGACGGTTCCGGGTGCCAACGACAATCTCTCGGGCGTGTTTATCGCGCTCGGCGTGGCGAAGGCCCTGTGCGCGCCGGGACAGCGCCTCGCGCATACCGAGATTGCCTGCCTGATTACGGGATCGGAGGAGGCGGGGCTGCGGGGTGCGCAGGCGTGGGCCGCGCGCCATGCCGGGGAACTGGCGGACTGCGAGACGGTAATCCTCACGCTGGACACGCTGCGCGATCTGGAGCATCTGGTGGTGTATGACCGTGACCTCAACGGCACGGTGCGCAATGATGCGGCTTTCAGTGCGCTGGTGCAGTCTGCGGGGAAGGCCTGCGGCCACGATATTCCGCTCGCATCGATTCCGCTGGGTTCCACGGACGCGGCGGCCTTCACGCAGGCGGGCCTGCGGGCGACGGCGCTCTGTGCGATGGATCCGGCCCCGGCGGATTTCTATCATACGCGCCGGGATAATGTGGAGGCGATGGACGCGGGGTGTATCGCGGCGGCGATCGCGGTGGTGGCGGAGACGGTCCGGCAATTCGACGATGGAAAAACTGATTGTTGAGCACGAACGTTTCACCACGAAGGCCACGAAGCGCACGAAGAAAAAAGAGAGAAAGAAGCCTTACATGCCTGAGTTTTCCTCTACAATCCAAGCGATACTCGATTGAACTTGCTTCCCTGTTATCTTGGCGTCTTCGCGCCTTCGCGTGCAATAGATCGGGAAGAATTCCAACCGTGACTGTGCGACCGCCGATGTCCAATCGCGCCGCCACCACCCTTCCCCCTTCGTGCTCTTCGTGCCTTCGTGGTGAATAGAGACTTTCCGCAATTTGTGGTCAGAACATCGTGGATGCGACGCGCGGCCATTCAGGAAAAGTCACAACTGGACTGGCATTCCGGCGAATCTCAGGTATAATTCCGGCATTCTGGATGCATGGCATCCCAACCTGGCGGGCGTGGCAGCGCCCGATCTTAGAAAGGCAGCAGCAGTGGTTGATCCTTCGAAAATTGTGCAGGTGGGTATGGGTTTCTGGGCGTCAAAGACGCTTCTGGTGGCGGTGAAGCTGGGGTTGTTTACCGAGTTGGCGCAGGGGCCGCGGAGCGGCGCGGCAATCAAGGATCGGCTGGGCCTGCACGAACGCGCGCTGTATGATTTCCTGGATGCGCTGGTGGCGCTGGGCTTTCTGGAACGCACTGGAATTCTTGACGACGCGATCTATTCCAATGCCCCGGATGTCGATCTGTTCCTGGACAAGAACAAGCCAAGCTACATGGGTGGCATCCTGGAGATGATGGACAGCCGGAGCTACGACCTCTGGAGCCGCCTGGAGGACGGGCTTAGGTCGGGTTTACTGCAGAACGAGGCGCGGCTGACGGGTAAGGGAATTTTCGAGGCGATCTATTCCGATGATGCCCACTTGCGCGGTTTCCTGAACGCCATGAGCGGCATTCAGATGGGCAACTTCATCGCCTTTGCGGAGCGCTTCGATTTCTCGGGCCATTCGCGCCATTGCGATATCGGCGGCGCGGGCGGCCAGTTGGCGATCCAGGTGGCGCGACACAACCCCGATGTCCAGGGGGCGAGCTTTGATCTGCCAAAGGTGACGGAGGTGGCCGCAGAGAACATTGCCGCCGCCGGACTCTCGTCGCGGGTTCAGGCCCTGGCGGGCGACATGTTCAGCGATCCCTTCCCGAACGCGGATATTATCACCATGGGGTCCATTCTGCACGACTGGAATCTGGAGCAGAAGCGGTTGCTCGTGAGAAAGGCCTTCGAGGCCCTGCCGGACGGCGGCGCCTTTGCCGTGATCGAGACGATCATCGACGACGAGCGCCGCAGCAATGTGTTTGGTCTGCTCATGTCCGTCAACATGTTGCTGGAGACCACGGGCGGCTTCGACTATTCTGCGGCCGACTTCAAAGGCTGGGCGCTGGAAGCGGGCTTCAAGCGTGTGGAGGTGATGCCGCTGACCGGGCCGTCGTCTGCGGTGATTGCGTATAAGTAGGGACGGGCTCTTCTGGCGTGTCCGAACCTCTTCGTTTATCCCCTGGGACAGGCCCGCGCGTTGACGTGGGCCTGTCCCGGTTGGGCGTGCCTTTTGAATTCGGGACTTTGTACCGAATCGGTTTTCCGGTCGCGGGTCCGTCCCCCGGGCGTTTGTTGTCCTGTATGCGGGGTATGGCTTAGCATGATGGGCTGTGGAAACCAATGGACTATCACGGGAGTGTGTCATGAAGAAGACGGTTGCAGGTACCTTGCTGGCGCTCGCGGTTGTTCCC includes these proteins:
- a CDS encoding exo-alpha-sialidase, with the protein product MQILSCAVCALALISTLHAAEAAPIALDPATEARCLEVLREGLASSEFWPSMHAAEGLTLGGHGADVTAALTPLLATETDGQKRCGLARELVRAGDRSKTSILLGLLAEADPYAHVHAAESLFKVNQIGDGTLLRAALAYRANASKSMMAAAALSRWGNAEALAYLREVVQSEDPDVAKIAAWVLGFVGDQSDVAVLKAGVARFDDPDAKSFFVHALAGLQDPEGLAALKANLASEEVGVRTMAANFAGESGLVDAREALIGLLSDETLDVRVRAAQSLLMLAKPATKPVGVITNDPYPATAANPRYSEGDVTVLNDGRYLYATTEFIGDTSDFAKAHLVGKISSDGGQTWGEPKVLQENVGGFNVMSLTFQALNDSELGMFYLIANSMTDLNVFLRRSTDGGLTFGEPMQVTNIPGYHVMNNDRVIRLKSGRLLAPVASTADAEKVDHYVCRTFISDDAGATWRAGTGTVDYAKRGAMEPEVLEMNDGRVLMIVRTQLGHIAAAWSEDGGDTWSAASDWGVRAPEAPSTVRRIPSTGDLMLVWNDAYVEGEGHGGKRSPLTVAISKDEGKTWEHKKNIETGAGAPGAPFMNGFSYISATFDSGRVLLTYYVAEEGSDKISSRFRSIPIAWLYE
- a CDS encoding M20/M25/M40 family metallo-hydrolase — encoded protein: MLTADTIAAIAEEVIAQARHVIAQFGPRAPGSAGERKAQAYVAECLAAAEADEVCCEDFGVASHAFMRFQTVTGWLLIIAFLSYWLSPLPALVLSLTGFVVTWFQFVRYRLLLDPLYPTTASMNVFARWKSSKETKRRIILNGHMDAAYEWRYHYRWPKAFPWLVRYGLLGLPLMVLMDLAAVVLVFVAPHAAALTYLGLAQVLLLPGFVLSLFFTDFNTTVPGANDNLSGVFIALGVAKALCAPGQRLAHTEIACLITGSEEAGLRGAQAWAARHAGELADCETVILTLDTLRDLEHLVVYDRDLNGTVRNDAAFSALVQSAGKACGHDIPLASIPLGSTDAAAFTQAGLRATALCAMDPAPADFYHTRRDNVEAMDAGCIAAAIAVVAETVRQFDDGKTDC
- a CDS encoding methyltransferase; amino-acid sequence: MGFWASKTLLVAVKLGLFTELAQGPRSGAAIKDRLGLHERALYDFLDALVALGFLERTGILDDAIYSNAPDVDLFLDKNKPSYMGGILEMMDSRSYDLWSRLEDGLRSGLLQNEARLTGKGIFEAIYSDDAHLRGFLNAMSGIQMGNFIAFAERFDFSGHSRHCDIGGAGGQLAIQVARHNPDVQGASFDLPKVTEVAAENIAAAGLSSRVQALAGDMFSDPFPNADIITMGSILHDWNLEQKRLLVRKAFEALPDGGAFAVIETIIDDERRSNVFGLLMSVNMLLETTGGFDYSAADFKGWALEAGFKRVEVMPLTGPSSAVIAYK